Part of the Mus caroli chromosome 1, CAROLI_EIJ_v1.1, whole genome shotgun sequence genome, aggttttagcagctatgtgaaaattaaaaattaaattttgtagTGCTCAGTAGAACACAATAAACCTCAAACATTAACatttaattgcatttttaaaaacaaaatagtctaaccacacacacacacacacacacatactttatacCAGCTCCTTAAAATTCATCTTTACCCACTAGCACTGAGGACCATAGCTCTGTACATGCTAGATAAGCACTGTAACTCAGAGCTACACCCCCGGTACACATCTTGAGCAAACAGATTATAATCTCATACTTACCTAGCACGCacaagatcctgggttcaatATGCAGCGTTGCAAAGCCAGACACAATCTCGTCTTTCTTTGTATTTAGCTCTCTTCTTTTCGTGTTGTTTGTAGGTTGGCATACCAACTGTTGGGTTTTGTCAGGGCATCTTCCTACACAAGAGTCAGTTCTCAACCCTTCCCTCCAGCTGGTAGGCTTTTCTTCCCAGACTTAGTGCCCAGGTCAGATCTCCTTATACTCTGCAACCATTGTCTTAGCACCTACCTCCCTTAAGATAGCTTCCTCCCTATATACCCTTGCCACAGTGAGTTAGCATTCACCTAACTGTAGAGAACAGTGTCACCATCTCACAGGaactctcctctttctctccacagTATGAAAAAGCTTACTTACCCACGTACCTGCAGAACTGGTCTCCTGCCAGGCCAACAAAAGAGGTATTCTGAGCTCAGTGCCCCTCTCCAAGGCCAGTTTCCGATGACTGGCCTCACTGGTTCTCTCTGTCACCTAAGTCCCTTAGCCCTTGAACAGTCCATGTGTTTCTCTCCCATACTTTTACTCCAAGCCCCTCTTTCACTTCAGGCACTTCTCTTTCTACCCCAAAATACAGAAAATCGCTGCTCATGAAGGTTACACTCAGATCATCGCCAACGATCGAGGGCATCTCTTGCCTTCAGTGCCCCGTTCCAAGGTGAGATTCCCCACCTCCCTTCTAccagaaaaaaagggggtggggaggagctagCTAgttgtggtggcatacacctttaatcccagggggGATTTAATACtcaataggcagaggcaggagaatctgtgagtttgaggccagcctggtctacacagtgaatttcaggatagccaaggaggagagagggagagagggagagagagagagagagagagagagagagagagagagagagagagatgctgtctcaaaacgaACAAAAAGAACTAATGCATAAAAGCAGAGCTCCAGTCACACAGAAAACTAAAGTCCAATCTGTGATGCCCCTACCCTCTATCTGCCAGGACGGAGCTGAGGTTAGCACATGGAAGTCCTGAAAACATGTAAGCAATGTTTTCAGATGACAATATTTATGCCCAGGACTCCTTTCTCACACTTAGCCTAAGAATGAAAAATTTAAGTTGGAAGGAAAGGGACTAGAAAACAGCCGAACTGAAGAAACTGACAGAAGCAAAGCTTCCCTTTTACTTGGTAAGCCACTGCCTTAGGCCCTCTCTCAGGTGTTTCCTTACTAAGCATTGGCAAGACAACAGAGTGGCCGTGAAGCCAGACAGCCCCGCCAAGCAGACACTACCAGCCGTGAAGACCTGGTGAACAATCCCTTTTCCTTTAGGCAAGTCCTTGGGGTTCCTTCATGGGCACCTGGCAAATGCCCCTGAAGATCCCACCTGCTAAGGTGATCTTGACCGCCCGCACAACTACAGCTGCCGACAACCTCACCAAATGGATACACAAGAATCCTGATCTACTCAACGCCTGTAATGGGCTGCGTCCTGAGATCTCAGGCAAGGTATCTATCCTTCCTGTTTAACCAAAACCCCCATTTCTTTCCAGCCTCAaaactgttctgccaatcactgTTCTAGCCAAGGGAGGGGACCTCTAACCAAATCTGTCTCATGCTGCCCAGTCCCTCATCACTAAGGTCTgaaggaacaaaacaaagaagccacCTTGTTCCCCACCTCTAACCCCAGTAGAAAAGAATTCCAAGGGGGAGGTTAAATTTAACTGCTCTTATTCAAACCCTGACCTCCTCCTGCCTGCCGGGGGCCTATTAAGAAAGGGAGTTGGATTCTGAGGGTGACTGGGAACAACCTGGGCCTAATGAGAAATACCACACCCTGTCCCAACAGCCCTTCGATCCCGACAGTCAGACGAAACAGAAGAAATCTGTCACCAAGACTGTACAACAAGCACCAAATCCAACCATAATTCCCAGCTCCCCGGTCATCCAAGGAGACAACCCAGATGAACCGCAAAGCTCGCACCCCTCTGCAGGTCACACTCCAGGTCCCCAAACTCCAGCCAACTCTCCCAACAACCCACCTCCAAGCCCGTGTAAGAACACCAAGTAGGTCCTAGTCTAGCAGAGGTCCAGATCTATGCCACGCTGGGGTGACATTTTAGAGACCGACTGAAATAGGTAAGACCCTGTATTCAGAAATGTGGAACAGAGAAATGGTGGGCCAGGAGTGAAGGCAGATTTAGGGAAATAAACATTGTGTGTTAAGTCTTTTACTGTCCTGGGTTTTCTCCTGGTTTACGTCTGTCTTTTGTAAATCCATAATTACAAGGAAGGCTGGGGAAGAGGGGACAGTGAGTCTTAACAAGAATGTCAGTGACTCCCACAGCATGACCAAGAGGAAGCTGGTTTGCACCACACAAGGGCAAAACTTCAGAACCAAACTTTGTCACTATCTTCCGAATCACAAGTGTGGTCACTTAGTAGAGCACACAAAACTTTATTACACGCATTCATTGACTTTATGTATGCATGGAGGTGTGCCTCAAGCACGTGGAAGCCAGAGATAGCTTGCGGAGTGTGGATCCTTCTGACACGTGGAtcctgggatcaaactcgggtcctcaggcttggaGGCCAGAGCCTGCACCCACTGAGTTATCTTGACAGACCAGTGACGTACAAATGTCTGGTTACTAAGCTTTCCttcccactacctctgctgggtggtaggTTAGAAGCCTTTAAATGCCCTTattaaactacattttaaaagatataagccagggctggagagatggctcagcagttaagagcactgactgctcttctgaaggtcctgagttcaaatcccagcaaccacatggtggctcacagccatNNNNNNNNNNNNNNNNNNNNNNNNNNNNNNNNNNNNNNNNNNNNNNNNNNNNNNNNNNNNNNNNNNNNNNNNNNNNNNNNNNNNNNNNNNNNNNNNNNNNNNNNNNNNNNNNNNNNNNNNNNNNNNNNNNNNNNNNNNNNNaaaaaaaaaaaaaaaaaaaaaaagtaaaaatgtccaCATTAATTTCCCAGCCTGCCAAAGTGTTTCCCCATGAACTCTGACCCTACTCAAAGGACAACCTGACTGATGCTGGATGAAAGCTACAGGGCATCCCGGCAGTTGGATGTGGTAGCAtgctcctgtaattccagctacttgggaggctgaaacagtTGGGTCGtcagttcaaggcctgtctgggcCGGTCTGGGTACTTGGCAAGGCCTGACTCAGgttcagtgcttgcctagcacggaTGGGACCCTGGGCTGGATTCCTGGCACCACCAGACCTCCCGGGGCCTGTCTAGAGGAAAGTGGGTAGTGATCGTTGCTTGAGGCCAAACACTCCTTGGGACCAGGAATAGGCTGAGGGTGGTGGTAACATGCAcccgggaggcagaagcaagagcacaccaactggaaGGTAGTCTGGgtaagagttccaggccagctggggatAGATGGTGAATCCCTTTCTACAGATTTCAAGAGACTAATGAAACAGGCCTCAACCCAACCTGGGCCCAGCCCATCTCTGCTGCCACGGATTTGAGTTCATGCTGTCTTCCTGTCTAACTGCCACCCAACAATCACTCTTCAATCCAGTGCTTTGACCAATCTCTTAGTGTTTTTCTTGGTGGTGGGGACTGAACCACAGGCCTTGGGCATACGATCATGGAACCAAATCTCTAGTCCCAAGATGGATCTCTTACTCCAGAGTTGGCAAAAATCTATCAAAATAGCACTCCTGGCTAGGGAATTGGTGTAGTGGCACAGTGCTTGCTAACACGCACAAGGACCTGGCTTTGACCCCTAGCACCACAAACAAAGCACCCTTGGAAAGGATCCAGGGTCTCAGTAAGGGTAAAGAAGCAACATTTTCCCACTGTATATTTTCAAGAATTCTGACACCTCCAATCCTGCCctgcttttaaaaatttcttctacttcccccacctccccccaaatCTAATTTAGCCCTTAGCCTCCACCTCCACTGGTGCTTGGTATCCATAACCAAATGATCTGCTGAAGTACAAAGCTGGCCATCCACAGGGCTGGGCCCTGTAACCCCCAAAAGCTCCCTGCATGCTTAGCTGGCTTCTTATGTTCTTTCCTTGACCAAAATCTCTCCACTACTTGGTTGTGATTACCTCATTTTTCACAGTGGTAGTTGTTGGGCAAACTATTTCTCTCCATACTGGAGGGTGTACATGTCCAAGATCCAAAGGGAGGGGCAGAGATTAGACCCTTAATACCCACCTGTCACTAGATTCCAAAGAGTCAAGCATAAAATGAGTAGTACTTTAATTGTTTCCAAAGAAAGATGGtacataaatttagaaaatatgacATTAAAGGCGTATTTTCCTAGAAATGAAAAACTGAACAGAAActtaatacaatttttttttttttgattttcctcATACATTAAAAGCTGTGTATCTGTTCCCAGGCTCGAGCTCCAAGCTCCCAGGCTGCTCTTTATCTCCCTCTAGCTGAGCAGGACaatccctcctcctccacctctctcctctcagtcACGCGGTGTGGGTGCTAAAGGCCCCGAGctgaccaatggacagaagtgTCCTTTAAGCCAGCAGCCCACAGGCAGTGGCACTCAGGGAGGTCACAGAACTGGCATTGTTTCCACTGTCTCAGCAAGAAGCAGCGGAAAGCTGACCCTCAGCACAAATCAGTCAAATGTGGAGCAGGAGCGAGGGCTCCCAGGCCCAGGAAGGACGACCCTTTCCTACTACGACAGGTCTTTAAGCCGCTCTACTGCACTCCAAGGGGATTGAAAGCATGTGGCATCTAAACAAATCAGGAGCACCTGGGTggctggggagaggggtggggagagtgaTAAACAGGAATATAAATCAGTTTGATGATGtacaggggtgctgggaactccaGCTCTTCACAGGGCGGCCAGCCCACCAGAGGACAACACAGCAAGAACCACAACTGCCACTCCAGACAGCCAGACCTGGGAAATTGCCAGGCCTTTTCCTAGGTCCCATAGCTgtagaaaaagaggggaagacaagctttaatttttattttcagcaaTTAGAACTCCAGTCACTCTTACAATTCCTGTCTCAGAAATGTTCTACCTACTGAACGGTACTTCCCTTTTTGGGGTTCCGAGAAAAGCAGCATATCCCTATGTCCCAGTTTCACACTTCTGAAAGCCACAACACGGTCCCTACCACCCGCTCCCCAGTGACGAAAATCAAGTCATCTCATGTGGTACTGATGGGTGACTGTTCTTCAGAATGCCAAAGGCCCTCCACACAAAAGCTTCCAGACTGTACAGACATAATCTCCTCTCTCTACCTGACAGCACATCTAGATCAGTGTTTCTGGAAAAGTTTTCCTtcaaaacagttttgttttctgagatagaatCTTGTTATATGGGGTTGGGGATTTAACTTGATagagagcacttgcctaggaAGCCAACGGCCCTGGGTTCAGCTCTCGGCTGGGGTGGGGAAGATCTTTGTTATATGATTCAGATTAGTGTAGAATTCATCCTGTATCCCAGGATGGACTCAACTCAAGCTCCTCCTGCCAGcatttcctaagtgctggggttacaggtgttcACAATATCTGGACCGAAGTACTTCTGCATCGTGTGGGACATCATGTGGATGTGGTTAAAGTTCTGTGGCTATAActgcaagattttttttaaaaagatttatttatttatttattatatgtaagtacactgtagctgtcttcagacactccagaagagggagtcagatctcgttacagatggttgtgagccaccatgtggttgctgggatttgaactcNgtacactgtagctgtcttcagacactccagaagagggagtcagatctcgttacagatggttgtgagccaccatgtggttgctgggatttgaactcaggacctgaggaagagcagtcgggtgctcttacctgctgagccatctcaccagcccctaactGCAAGATTCTTAAGCAGTTTACTAACCCAGCCTGTGAACCTCTGAAAGGGAATATGATGCATAGCAGAGACAATCACAGAACTCTTCCTTAGTGAGACTGTCCTTCAGGTCTGATGGACTGGAGATATTCCTGGGGCCTAGCACtgactcctcctctcctccttggAGATAGGATCTTGGCAGGTTTTGAATTCATCGTGTAGCCAAGaaaaaccttgaacttctgatcctcctgcctccaccttctgaacactgggattacaatACTCAGTtcatgtggtactggggatcaaacccagggttttgtaAATGCtgggcaagtattctaccaactgagctataacTCCCTCTAAgatctctttttgtttgtctgtttggttttttgagacagggtttctctatgtagtatcctggaacttgctttgtagacaaggctggctttgaactcagagatccaccttcctctgcttcccaagtactgagattaaagttgtacaCCACTATgcctagttttttttgtttgtttgtaatgatttctttaattatttgatGTGCATTGGTGtcgtacatgtatgtatgtttgagggtatcagatccctggaactcaagttacagTTttaagctgccacgtgggtgctgggatttgaaccttggCCCTCTAGgaaagcatccagtgctcttaactgctgagctattcagccccggtttttttttttgtttgttttgttttgtttttgtttttttaagacagggtttccctatgtagccctatctgtcctggaacctactttgtagacgaggctggcctcaaacttcatctgcttctgcctcttaagaactgagatcaaaggtgtgtgccaccaccccaaGCAGAATCTAACTTtccatgtttttctctttctttgttttttatcctCTCCCAACCAGGACGTCACTATACTGACTTAGGATGCATTCAAATTTNNNNNNNNNNNNNNNNNNNNNNNNNNNNNNNNNNNNNNNNNNNNNNNNNNNNNNNNNNNNNNNNNNNNNNNNNNNNNNNNNNNNNNNNNNNNNNNNNNNNNNNNNNNNNNNNNNNNNNNNNNNNNNNNNNNNNNNNNNNNNNNNNNNNNNNNNNNNNNNNNNNNNNNNNNNNNNNNNNNNNNNNNNNNNNNNNNNNNNNNNNNNNNNNNNNNNNNNNNNNNNNNNNNNNNNNNNNNNNNNNNNNNNNNNNNNNNNNNNNNNNNNNNNNNNNNNNNNNNNNNNNNNNNNNNNNNNNNNNNNNNNNNNNNNNNNNNNNNNNNNNNNNNNNNNNNNNNATATTTACCCTTACTAATACATGCTATGCTATGTATTTTCTAGTctattaaattccttcttttcagtctttttttttttttttttttttttttttgtatcaatcCAATAAGTGGACTGTCTACCCACTGGATCAAAgggcacatttttaaaaacactaagaATTGAGGGCTTGTATACGCTGAGCTGTAAAAACTTGCCTTGTATGTACCAAGTTAGACCTCCAGCactgaaagcaaagcaaacactAGCCTCTCTTCCTTACTCTCTAAGCACATACATACTCAAGGGCAGCTCTCACTTTGTGGGTTGTGACCCTCTGGGGTTGTATCTCAGATgtcctgcataccagatattatattatgattcataacagtagcaaaaatagaattataaagTAGCAGCGAAAATAGTATTATGGCTGAGGGACACAATACATGAGGAACCATACATACTGAAGGGCTGCAGCATTGAAAACCACAACTTTAGGGCAAAAAGCAGTGTTCAGGTTTTGTACTTATCACACATAGGAGCCTCAACATATGTAAACACATGAACCTCCACAATCTAACTAGAAAACTGACTGAATTAGGAATCACTGCAGAGAAATTTGGGGGgaactcagaagaaaaacaaaaaaacaagatacCCTCATTAGTCTCTACCCAGATGACATCTTTGTGCACACTGCACAAAGACTTCCCCTGCTCAGTGCTCATGAGACACTGAGTCCATCTGGGGAGCAGTGACAGGAGAAGCCTCCAGAAGGGAGGTCAAAGGCCCTACctctctcagcacttgggaagccaagACAGATGAAACCCTGGgaatttgaagccatcctggtctatagcgTAAGCTCCACGACAGTCAAAGCTACAATAGAACCCCAGACTCAGGTGAGGGGGGAGGGAGGTCACAGTGCGGAAAGCCTCCATCTTCTTTATAACCAACCATACCATTTTCCTTTAACCTATTAGATCTTCCAGCCAGGCAACTGCTAAGAACACAATTTCATTAAAACCTGACCTATACCCAGAGCTAGTACttgtcaaaagaaaaacacaaaagcagattTAGGGCTTAAGTAAAGCCTTTAGGTGCCCACTTTATCTCAACAGAGATTACCGTAACAGGCAGGAACCAGGGCAAACAGCTTGTGTTCTGTAATTGCCAAATGACCCCCAAATCCACCTCGGTATAAGACAAAAACTAACAGAAAGAAGTGCCTGCCTGAGCCAGGATGCCAAGCCTTCAACTGATTCTCTTTACAGAGCTTTGTTCTGTAGAGTCAAAAGCCATTAATGAAACTGTCTTTTCTCTCTACTGTCTCCCTCAGGAATTGGAGTCACTTCAAATCAAACTGAACACTGCTCTGGGGAACACTTGATAAATACACTTAATTTAATACATCATTtagctcttgttttttttttccccctctctcaacTGTCTATTGGACCAGACTGGAATCCAGAGAATGCTGTCTCTAAAGCTGGCTCTGAGGTGGAGGCTATAAAAGGTCAAACTAAGGCAAAAGCCACCCAACTGACATTTTGCTTGAGTTCAGAAATAATGAAGACTGGAAAAAATACACTTTAATTACTTCTTGAAGGATACAAGATTAGTGGGTCACAAATATGAACTCTTAAAATGCTCTGACCCCAAGGCAGGTTTGAGCAAGCTTTCATTCCTTTTGAGctggtgttggagagatggttcagtggttaggatcAGGGGCTGACTCCtggcacccacatagtggcttgcCACCATTTCTAACCCAATTCCAGGGGATTGACCCTCCTCTCctagcctctgtgggtaccaggcacaacATATACAACATGCTAACACACATGCAGCTAAAACactcaatacataaaataaaaataggaatttaAAGCTA contains:
- the Cfap126 gene encoding protein Flattop, with translation MATNYSANQYEKAYLPTYLQNWSPARPTKEKIAAHEGYTQIIANDRGHLLPSVPRSKASPWGSFMGTWQMPLKIPPAKVILTARTTTAADNLTKWIHKNPDLLNACNGLRPEISGKPFDPDSQTKQKKSVTKTVQQAPNPTIIPSSPVIQGDNPDEPQSSHPSAGHTPGPQTPANSPNNPPPSPCKNTK